The following DNA comes from Grus americana isolate bGruAme1 chromosome 13, bGruAme1.mat, whole genome shotgun sequence.
GCTTTTATATGGAAGTACATagaattttaacttttttactTTGTCCTCTACCATAACTTACTTAACTACCCCCACCCTCTGCCCCGAAATAGTTAAATTAACAACATCACTGCACTGAGGATTGTACAAAAAGAGATCGATTTCATTACACTATTCATTTCCCAAACACAAAATTATACAGGAAGATTCAATCCTTAAATACTTTCTTGTTAAAATAACCTTTTGCATTATTGTCAGGTACAGTCACTATATTCAACTGACATCATCGTTTCAattacaaaacatttctgtctgGGTTAactttgtcattaaaaaaaagaatgaatttgcTGCATATGGAAATGAAGGATTTGTGGAATTGGCTGGAGTCAGGAGCCATAATACCATTTGCCTGCAGCTGTATTAGAGCATCTCAATTCTGACCTATGCCTCCTCTGTTAGATTATAAAATCTAATCCATTTTTAAGTTTGATATGGTgaccataaaatattttttaaagagaaactttGCCTCAGGGTCTCAagcaaagaataattttttatttacttatctctaaaaatatattcatcaatatttcaaaaattgtgttttactgctttaaagagaataaatatatCCCCTCCACTGGATCCTTTATGAATTACTTATGTATGTACAAGTGTCAAGCACTAGGCAACAGTAGTACTTTGATCCttcaaaaataacagaaattttGTTTGGGAACTCTGATGATAATTACCCTCACTTCAGATGTTGATAGAGATATAAAGTATGCCACAACACAAcacttgagagaaaaaaagtttttactgAAATCATGTATCTGGATTATGTTGCCTTTTGTACTTCTGGCAATCTAGAAGAAATCATTTGGATTCATTATTTAAACCAGTTCAACTGAGttctacttttcagaaaacagtcaAGTTTCCTTCAAACGTTAAAGCTTGCTAATTAAAACCAATTTCTTAGAAGCTGAAGCAGCTCTTTCCCTGTACaggaaaataacaaatgaaCATTGAATGAGAATATCATATTGATTATcattaaataaacagaataaatatgtataaagGCTGAAcctgtcttttttctgtttactcCTCTCTGGCTTCCTCAACCTTTGGCAAGTTAGGTTCACTGATGCTATTATGTTAGATGATCATAGAAGTTTTGATGCTCAGCTATGCCTGGGGGTTTTTGCCTATAAATTTCTCACATCTTAACATCAATCTGAATGCAAGGCTATACTATATTTCGTGAACAGAAAATTGGCAAAGGGATCAGGATATCCACATCCTGAGATACACCCCATCCGGGTAGGTTTTACAATAGAAGTCCACACTTGTATTTACTACAAAAAGTTAGCGTGGCATTGATTTTATTCCATTAGGAATCTAGTTCACGTCTCTTATGATCCATAATTTACAAAAACTAGCAAACAAAGTAAGGTGAACAAATACAAGCACCCTAACAATTTATCCTGCCTCAGCTAATTTTATCTTAGCAAGTAAGTTTTCTCTAAATCTAGGAGATCTGCCAATTACATTTAGTGAATGTTTTTGTCAATGTTTTTTACCCTCCTCTGGGGAGATAAAATGGCACTGGGTTTTTCATGTAGGGTATtattatgtaatttaaaatatgtattcaagaaaatgaaagtgagtTAACAAGCACTACATTATTCCAAGAACGCCCTTGTATTTCTGCtatattttttctgccttcctcccctAAATCTCTGGAAAACAGACACACTGTCAAAGttaatgaaaatgctgttgGATTACATTATGTTGGCTATTAGTTTTACTTTGTCATTTCCTTGGACTCTAGTATAGAGGGAATCTTCACACAAACCTCTGTTGTCTCTGAGTGTAAAATTTGGATTATGAATAATTTCAGGTGGTAAACTGAAGATAAATCTTGGTCCGTTGGCTGAGTCGTCCCTGTCATCAGCACTAATTGTAATAAattgctgtaaaagaaaaatattctgtaaacaAATGGCTCCTTCTCTGGATACATAACATATATACAACATTCTGAGAAATCTCttgaatacaaataattttgaaatagcaGAAACCCCCCGAATACCTCAACAAGTGTATGCAATTATAGACACAGAGCAGACTCAAAACTAGAACAGGCAATCTTCATTTTCTATTACATTTAACCAACACAGAAttctaaatataaaagaatacaCCTATATATACATTCTTATATACAAATGCCTACTAATGATAACTTTATAGACTAaataaaattctgcagaaaattcaGCAGCTCAGAGGCAGTTAGCACAATGTCCTTTTCAACCTGCTACACTAACTGCAAAAGTGCAGAGCCATATTTCTGTACGATACCTAACCCCTCCCGTGATCAGGGATAAACCTGTAGGCTAAACTCTACAAGCAGCGTACTGTGGTTTTCCCCATAAGGTGCTGAGTATTTCTGTAATATCCAAAACAGGCTCACAACTGGGAAAGCTGCTCCTGACCAACTTCATTGCCCCTGTGATGGTGGATACTCAGGGTCAACACCAATCATATTCAATGCGCAAAGTGCTGTATCTATAACTGTTGATAGCAGTTCAAAATAGAAACATAGGAAAGTGCCCTTCTGTGTGCTTTAGGCATTTTGgccaaaatttcaaaataaatgtttgtttacTACTACTCATTTGAGCTGCCAACACAAAGCTGGGCTAACaccctgaagaaagaaattcatgTGCAGGGAAGGCGGTGGGCAGAGGCATACCTGATTGCTTCGAGCATTCTCACAGACAAATGCTTCATAGGCTGCTGCAAACTTTGGAGCATTGTCATTGACGTCAACGACCTTAATTGCGACTGGAACTTTGGCTTCCTGGTGTTGCTTGTCtatgggaggaagaaaaatcaaaattaaatagaaGCAGGAAAACgcctcaaaacaaacaaaatcccagCTGTATCCaggtaaaaatgaaataggCTGAAGTATTTCTATTGGGATTTATTGCAGCTTATCAAACTGAGACAATTAGAAGACTACAGAATTTATATCATTGATTATTAAATACCTCAGTGAAATACTTACGGACTTCAACTGCAAAGACAGAGATATTATGCCAAGCAATTTCTTCTCTATCCAAAGCTTTCATTGTCTTGATATTGCCATCTTCtgcattaataataaaatatctttcaagGTCGGTGTGACGATCAATTGAATATCTAAAGAAGATTGAAAGTCAGTAATGATAAAAGAAGGACATAGTAGTTTTATGCACCCAAATTTGTTCTATGtcattattatatttaaataattgtgAGCAGTACATTTATTGCTACCCTTAATATCATTGTCATAGGGATGATATGCATTCTTTTTAAAGGAGACTCACCTGGTTGATTTctacatttagaaaaaatattacatcAGAATCTTTGATGTAAGTGAAAATTATTGAGTTTTGAAGTATCTATattaaaacccaaaaatattctttattttcttctcttataaaaatgacagaaatatctACTGAgatatttatgttttcttctgtttcatattAATCATGAAGATCTTTTAAGTCCTCTGATCTTTTGATTACTCAGAATGTTAATTGATTACTAAATAGTATCCAGTATCTACACATTTGAACGGCTTTATACAGCTCTGGTTTTCGAATCTTTACCTTGCAATTCTTTGAAATGTTAACTATACCCACAAAACAGAGTTTCATAGTTTAATTTACActgaaaacatgacaaaaaaccccaaactaataGAAAACTACCCAGTGTAACTGCAGAAAGtaggtgtgtgtgtatgtgcttGTCATTAGCAATTATCGCTTAACAGTTATCCAACATAGTCTCTAATCTGCTGCATAGACTTCTaccttttgagaaaaaaacatgctgtGATAAAAGCATAGgatattttatagaaaatataaTGTAGAATAGAGTCTAACAAAGATGTCCTTAAGTACGTTTTAGACAGACATAGCTATGGTATGCTTTCTTAGTGATACAGGCTTTGAGAAACCAGTAGCTTATGGAACAAGACATAAAAACAATGCTGCATGATGAAGGTTATTAATATTCTGggtgaattttaaatattactgtGCTAGATCTATCATCACACTATCTTAATAACTTGCATAACAATTCTAAAAGCTAATGCTTAGAAAGAAACAGCCTGCTCTAATGAAGCATACCTTATAGCACTGTTTGCAGCATCAGGGTCTTTGGCATGTACTTTTCCAACCACAGTACCAGACGCTGCATTTTCTTGTACTTCAAAAATATAACTTGGCTTTAAAAACACAGGTGGCTCATCAGCATCTTCCACTGATATCTTCACTGTTACTGTGTCCTTGAATGGCCCATTGCTGATGAACTTAGGATCAATATGTACATTGGCTGCCTCTACCTTCAGGCTGTAGGACTTTTTGGTTTCAAAATCTAAGAGCTGCAAGAAACAAGAAGACAATGCATTCCACGGTTAGGAAAACTAGAGTGTAAAAGCAGTCGCCTAGTATTCAATGACATAAAACAAATGTGAGCATCTCTCAACAAGCTTGGACTGaaatgtgtgtatttaaaaacataaagacTCAAATGGAAGGAGCTACATTCTATGTACGGAGCAGCATAGGAAGGCACTCAAAAAAATCACGACAGAGTCCTTGTCTTGCGCTTTGCTTGCTGTATCACTCAGGACATCATCTTTACTGGGAAAATTAACCTTTTCTTCATGCAGCCTTCCAGGTAGCACAAAAGAGCGATGGATAGGAAAGGGGTTCCCACAAAATGCCAGGCTTGGTCTATCCCAAGCTAGCAGGCATTCCTTTAGAGATACGGATGTGGCTTGAATTGCTACTGGATACGCCATGAGGTAGGACACAGAGaagttaaataatttaagtAATAGGGGAAATATGAAGATAGTTTGCAGTACTTTCATTTCACAGTTCTTTCCACCCATAGATCTCACAGCATTTTACAAAGGGGAGGTGAAATAATGCCGCATGAGGTAAGTCCTTTTGGGAGCCTAATCAAAGTCACAACATATCTGCATCGTTGTTGACATCAAATGGTTGCAGTGTTGCAGTATTGTACCCTCAAAATGATCATGCAGGTGCCAACCACAATTCACAAAGTATGCTAACACCATAGACTGAATGGTGTGACAGTTCACCCAcgttttaaaatacacaaaaaacccactcccACCTCCAGAACAGATACAGTAATTGAACCACAGCATATTTTTGACCAGAGGACACCTCTGGGTCTCTTCCTGAGCGACTGCCCTGATGTACAGGACAGGGCTAACTTTGAAGTTAAGCGCCCAGGTCATCGTCTTTGAGTTTTCATTATGTCCAAGAGAGGTGAATAACTATAAAGATACAAAGGGCAAAATAATAATGCTTAAATAATGAATAAGATTTATGATTTataattcataatttaaaattcatttaatagcatttttaaagatCACACTGATGGATTGTATATGAAATCACCTCggtatttttgctgcttttcgCATAGTCTGTGACTCCTTCAGAACAATATTGTGGACAATGCACAGCTGAAGAATTCAAACTATAGGGCATGAGGCTATTCAGACCAAACATAAAGCAACAGTGAATGTCTGCTACTTATCAGCACTAGGCAAAACTTCATTAACAATGAAGCTGATGGCATTGTATTTTACCGTGACTTTTTATTATGAATTCATTTAGTTTGTGCAATTAATCCACTGTACAGTATTTATGTAATTCTTCTTggttattttcttccattccaATTCAGCTACTGGGGAAATGGAATATTAAGAGTTAATCACAGCTTTAGAAACAAATTAAGTGAAATTGCATTTACTGATATTTTAGCTTAGGTGGTAACCCATTATTACCAAATATTCTGTCAGCAACAGAGAATACTACACATTAGTAGGTATTACTCACCTTCTTAAGCTTTACAACACCTTCCTGAGTCTCATAATCTGTTGTAATTTCAAACATATCCATGCCATCTCCATCAATGATGCTGTAAGCTACTAAGCCATTTTCCCCAATGTCTGGATCTTTGGCCTTCACTCTTCCTACTTCCTCTCCTGGGACAGCTGCTTCCGACACTGACATCTGGTACACACctggtggaagaaaaaaaggcatttgccTTAAGTATGCAGTCTGTTCTCCAGTTGTATATTTACTCATTTAACTTGTAAGTTCCAAAtaaacacagtaattttttacattttcaaatccCCTGAAGAAACGTTATATTATAAAAAGCTCTGAGAAGCAAGTCATCTGTGAAATCTTAAAACACATTGCTAATCTATATAACATTACCTTCCCACCGATGTTTTACACAACATCTATGTACATCTCTGTTCAGGGTGGGCTAAAAAGGCAACCGATCATTCAGAATGCAGAAATTGTTGTGACATCAAGGTTATCATCCATATCAGAAATGTTATGACAAAAATGGGAGGGAAATTCTCTTTTATATGACTCATGGTATGGCCTTCAACTCTGTAAAGTCCAGAAGCGTTTCTTCTGCCCATTCATTCAGAAGCCACAAATTATATACAACAAATTGGATAAgacctctctgctgtgctggctaAAGAATAAATCTGCTGCTTTCTATGGCTTTAATTTGGAGTGTGAGCATATAGTAGCAATGATTATTTACATCTAACACAACAGAGAATACATACCGATTTGTATGGGATTTCATACCAAACAAAAAACGGCTTTCTTTCATCAAACTCCAATAGGAAAACCATTCCCAACCATCCCACAGATGTGTTGCCACACAgttttttccttgtgtattCAGGAACACCCAAAGACAGCAATACTGTTCCTAGATAAATCTCTCTCCAACAGTTGTCCTTTAGAGGCAGCATTGATTCCAGGACCTTCCCAACCCACTCCAGAGTTCACATAACATAACCTGGTCCTAAATGTACAAATCTATATCAGCATTTTCTGACACTTCATCAGCAttaataaattggaaaaaaaagcatgagaaaataaaataatttaatttatgcCCCCCTCCATAATTGCTCTTTATTGCTATACGAACACCCTAGGAACATCAGGAGACTTACACCAGGCAGGGACTTGGCTCATTACCCATAAAAACAATTGGCACATGTCATCAATATAGGTCATTAACTCCAGTCACAAAGAAcccaaaatttaaatttaagcaCATAACTCATTAAGGGTTTGAGcaatgaataaaaacaaaacaaaaaaaaacctaaaagaagaataaaaaaaaataaatcacttggATGTTTATATAAACAGGTCAAATCCTGGTTTTGAGTTACAAAGCATGCCAAATTAAGATTCTAAGTTGGAGGTGAATGATTAAGTAGAGTAACTGCTCTTTGGCATTtctgataattttaaatattctcccAAAACGCTCAGTAAACTGGCTTGAAtttgtagagaaaaaaacaccattTGATGGAGTTACTCAACAAAATACCACGTATGGGGGTCCCAGGTTATGATCTGGAGTGAAAAGGTATGTTTGTGAGATAtgcaaaaaataacatttttaggATTTAATACTTTCCTATTAGAATAGTTGAAAATGCTGACATAGATTTTAACATTTAGGGATTGGGTACGTCATTTAAGCTCTTGCACGAGGGTCCAGGAAGCTGCAACACTGGAAGAAGAGTTGTTGGAGAGACAGTCATGTCCAGGACGCATCAGTGTCATAACGGTTGCTCAGAGGAGAAACAGGGTGGGCTGGGATGGTGTGTACACTGcgctccagaaaaaaaaaaaacaacccatgcAGAGATGAGATACAGAACAGATGTGTGGGACATTAATGTACTTCCACCCAACTGTGAAGACTGAATCTGTTAATGTCAACCCTGATTAATTTtacatgtgaaaaataaatagcacagatataaaaaattactttatttgaCCACCAGCAATACACTTCAACcatcaattaaaaaatgtaattgcacTTTTAGTTTGCATTGCCATGGTAAATATAAGTCTTGAGGAGTATCCAGTCTTAAACTTTTATCTTTATGGGCATTCACCATTCACTGAGAGTGTTTATAGAAGTAAAAAATGAAGCATCAACACATAAAATGAAAGGCTGTATGAGATAAAAAATAACGCTCACTCACTTGGAGGTCTGTCAAAGACCTGAAAGGGCATAATCAGGATCTGTTAATAGATCGTGCAACACTTTCATCAAGGgccaagaaaagcaagaaacttCATGCTTGAGAAATACAGCTGTAAGAACATAAAGTAGATCTCCTGTCCTTTGTCTATCTTCATTGAAAAACAAAGTGGATTTGTTCATTGAAAATGACTATCATAACTATGCCTGCAAATAGCTATGAACTTGGTGTACTGAAAGGCATGACAGGAGATGATTGGAGACTGTTTTCAAACGCTGTAAATCTAACTGGAGAGCTTTCCAGTGCATACACACTATGTGACTACTGCATACTGCAATTCTCCCAACACAGAAGAACCTGTTCCTACCCAATACACGCAGGGATTCTTGTTTTAATCTCCTCCTATTTCCCCGTAATGATTTCTTAAAGTTCTTGTGGCCTGAACAGAGTAGTAAAcactgcttcattttttaaagtatcttttaCATCCACACTGTAATTATGAAAATGGGAAACGAAGTAAGCCAGCTTatcccagcactgctgcagggcaggTACCTTTTCTAGTATTTTTGACCAGTTGGTTTAACGCATAAGAGAGCCGTCAAGAAATGGGCTTCTTTCCCCATTAACAGAGAAGTCCAGACTATGTCTCCCTAATCAAATCATAGGTATATTTATAATATAACATGATCcagtagttttaaaaatgaagtgtaGGGTTAAGAATCTTTGTAATCTAATCTTGACCTTAAAACAAAGTTTCATTTTGCAACGCAAAGCAAATAATCCAGTTATTAAAGCTCTATATGTTACTAgcaaaaatgtgtaaataatatttatctAGTCCCATGTGTGCTGTAATAATCCATTGGTTACTGCTTTTTGAAGCTTTGAATATGTCTGATACTATACAAATATGGGTATTAGTAGTAAATATGAGTAAGGATTTTGTTGTTACTTACTCTGTGGGAACTTTGGTGGGTTGTCATTGACATCTGTGAGTGTAATTGTCACTTTGGTTGTCCCTGAGAGGCCTCCCATGTGTCCTCCCATATCTTTTGCCTGTATTACAACATGATACTCTTCCTTAGCTTCTCTGTCCATATTCGGAAGGGCAGTTCGAATAATTCctataaatacaaagaaaatatgtcACATACAAATTTTCACAGGTTCACATCACAAAAATTGGATACTGCATTTTTAGCTtgcattaaaatacagtaatatgTCAGTGATGGTGCAGATTCTGTTTTCCCTACACTGTGCATCATGCTATGCAAGGAAAGTAGCCCAAATATTCAACACAGTTGAACATAGAACAACCCTGGAGAATTACAGTTCAGCACAGAAACTGCCATTTCTGTCATGTCATGTCATATCACAAAAGAAATAGTATCATCTTTCTAGTGTACTGTACCCAGAAGCTCTACCAAATGCCAAGGGACTAACCTGCGAAAGAGCTTAGCTAGAATCAAAAAAGAATGAAGGAAGCTTTGCTCAAGCACATCAATAGACAGACCCAACTGTACTGCCTCAGTCAATACATTTAGTTCTTCATTTTAATGCATTCCAGTTATGAGGTCCTACTCAAATAAACTGCTCAATAATACCTGTTTGAGCTTCCACCGAGAAGTACGGCTGACCTTCAAGAATACTGTAAACCAATTTGGCACTGTTCCCATAGGTAGGATCATCAGCATCTGAAGCTGTTACCTGAATAACTGATGTAcctaaaaatggaaagcaaacacagaaggaaTACAGTCAGAAGCAAACACGTCTGTAAGAACCGTGCAGAGATGCTTTCAGTCACACAGCCTATTTCTTaagtttttttatttccaggttTGGTAAATGAAAAAATTTTACTTGGCAATTTATATACAACAAAATAAGACTCATATGATCCAAAAAGATTTGTCACCAGCTGTGATGTGGGATTAACGTTCTAAACAGTGAAGATATAAAAGTCAGCAGTCACTTTGTACCACTacgtttttttttcctcagtagtTTAAGCATTATATTGCTTTTGTCATTAGACAGCCAAACAAtagagttttctttttacattttcctcagTAAGTTTCAGAGAAATCATTCCTGTAGAAATCTCTGAGATAGACACAAGCTCAAACAGGAGATGAAAATGGGATAATGTGGCAGTAACTCCTTAACTTTATTACACAGCTCTACCAAAGGAATGATCTGGATGTTTACCCCAGAGAATTCACAGCCCATAGACTCCAGGGGACCCTCAAGTTTCTTCCTAGGAGGAAATAGTCCTGTTCTAGGAACCACCTAGAGACACTTCAACCACAACAGTTAGTAGCTGTGCAGGGTTTGATTTGGTCAGCAAATTAGATAAATTGACTGAGTCGCTGGCTGAGCATGAAGTAAATTTTACTTCCCAAAATTCCAGAGAATAAATTAAACAAAGCCAAGACATACTGACAATGCAACATCTTCCATGAGGCCAGGAACTGAAGTGTACTTATGAGTACTTACCTACATTTGATCTCTCTGGCACATTGGCATGGTAGTTTTCATGAAGAAACTCAGGTGGGTTGTCATTTATATCTTGAACTTTAACAATGAATTCAGAAGGTGGTTCCAAAGGTCTGTTAGTGTTCCTGTCTACAGCTTGTGCCGTGAGAGTGTACTGAGCTCTCTCCTCTCGGTCCAGTGTCTTTGTTGCATGGATGTTCCCTGATTTGTCATCAATAACAAAAATGATTCCAGCTCCTTCACCTGAGAGAATGTATTTAATGTTTCCATCTCCAGAATCAATATCTGAATGAAGCtacaaaatgagaaacagacaTACCTTAACAAGATCGTATACatttcatgtgtgtgtgtatgaaatgaaaaagttcATGAAATTACTATAATTTCATAGTTTTCAAAAATCTTGTCTTACATCATGCAATAATCCATACTCAGGTACATGCTGTGAACACATCTGCCCTGCATTCAGAGAAGCTGCCTGCACAGATTTGCACGCTACCACACGTAGGGTGCTGCTGAGACCCAAGCTTTAAGATTTAAGGAAGAGAATACATGAAAAGATAGTTATAACAGGTTCTTTATTCAAATGAAGGTGAAAGGAAGGGTCATTTTTACAAAGATTTTGTACACTTCATACTAATCATATTCTACTAGGTTGCATGTAAAAAGCTGTTAAGTGACAGTTGGGATGTAACAAATGAGCCAATCAGCGATTGCCAACTAGTTTTTAATTACAACCTCTTCCATATAAAAGAAGTAACAGATGCTTATTAAACACTCTTACTTTCGCAACCAATGCACACTTCAGTTTGATGAATGAGGGAAACATTGAGCCAAATTACAGATTTATTGATTTTATATTGACACCTACAAATTGCACAATActaaacatcttttaaaaccagaatacTCAGAACAGTATTTGCTGTCATTGATCTTGTTCTCCACTCTTTGTGCTGGGGTTAAGTCAACACAGTTCTGCTGAGAACTTATAAAGTGGTAAATATACTGCtttgtttatgtatttatatgtgtgtacatacacaGGTGCACACAGATATATATGTCCCTCTATAATTACCCCTCATATATTTAATGTTACTGataacttgaaaatgaaaggatgAAGAGATACCTATTGAGCAGTACACTTTTACTGAGCTGCTGGGTTAGACATTACATTTTTGATTACTACTTTTAAATTgatgaatgaaaaagaatttctttcttaccCTTCCTACTAGTACAGGATCTGGTCCCGTATACTCTTCTATAACAAAGAACTGATTCCACACCCAGCCTCTTTTTGAACGATGCAGAACTtgtccttcttttcctttttcatggtGACCATGAAGTGATGGCCTTGCATGGTTCAGTTTTTCTGTAGTTATGGCATGGCTGTAATACAGCATGCCCAGGCAGATAAGAGCGGCATGTAAACAATTGTCCTCCTTcatttttggttattt
Coding sequences within:
- the CDH11 gene encoding cadherin-11, encoding MKEDNCLHAALICLGMLYYSHAITTEKLNHARPSLHGHHEKGKEGQVLHRSKRGWVWNQFFVIEEYTGPDPVLVGRLHSDIDSGDGNIKYILSGEGAGIIFVIDDKSGNIHATKTLDREERAQYTLTAQAVDRNTNRPLEPPSEFIVKVQDINDNPPEFLHENYHANVPERSNVGTSVIQVTASDADDPTYGNSAKLVYSILEGQPYFSVEAQTGIIRTALPNMDREAKEEYHVVIQAKDMGGHMGGLSGTTKVTITLTDVNDNPPKFPQSVYQMSVSEAAVPGEEVGRVKAKDPDIGENGLVAYSIIDGDGMDMFEITTDYETQEGVVKLKKLLDFETKKSYSLKVEAANVHIDPKFISNGPFKDTVTVKISVEDADEPPVFLKPSYIFEVQENAASGTVVGKVHAKDPDAANSAIRYSIDRHTDLERYFIINAEDGNIKTMKALDREEIAWHNISVFAVEVHKQHQEAKVPVAIKVVDVNDNAPKFAAAYEAFVCENARSNQQFITISADDRDDSANGPRFIFSLPPEIIHNPNFTLRDNRDNTASVLVRREGFSRQKQDLYLLPIVISDGGLPPMSSTNTLTIRVCGCDSNGSMVSCNAEAYTLNAGLSTGALVAILACIVILLVIVVLFVTLKRQKKEPLIVFEEEDVRENIITYDDEGGGEEDTEAFDIATLQNPDGINGFIPRKDIKPEYQYMPRPGLRPAPNSVDVDDFINTRIQEADNDPTAPPYDSIQIYGYEGRGSVAGSLSSLESATTDSDLDYDYLQNWGPRFKKLADLYGSKDTFDDDS